Within the Balaenoptera acutorostrata chromosome 10, mBalAcu1.1, whole genome shotgun sequence genome, the region TAATGAAGATTTACCCTATCCACAGTCTGAGCTTTATTACTTTTCTGATCGTGTCACAAATTTCACCAGTTACTTTTAACCACTGGGAATATTCTTTTGTGGCTTTGATGTCTACAAACCTAATTAAGCACCGGGGTGCTTAATCCTTCTGGCTCTGGAAGTCTAGGTGTAATCCTGTAATGGACACAAATATACAGTACCTCTGAACATCTGATATTCAGAAAAGCTGGTCTAGTGCACCCAGTATTTGGTAAACCAAGTCTTATAATATTGGCACGCGAAGGGAAGTTTGCTATTAAAACACTCTACCTGAGTTTCGTggataattaaggaaacaatcatcCCCTCTATCATCTGGACACACCCCGTCTCCTCCCACTGGGGGCAGCGCTCTACCCGCGTCGGCCGCTGAGGGTTCCTGGCAGGCGCGCACCTCGGATCGTCCTGGAGTCAGGAGAGCAGCCGGCGGCAGAAAAGGGTGGGCAGAAGACTTCGGGACGCCAGACGAAGCCCTGGAGAGCTAAGCCGGGCCTGATGGCTGGGCGGGCCCGGGGGGGAGGGACGGCCCTCCACCTCCAGGCCCGCCCTGCGCCACACCCGACCCCGCCAGCTCTTGACTAACGGACTGCAGCGCCCGCCTCCGCCCGCCAGCCCTCACCTCGCCCCGACGGCGGCCTCCGGGAGTCGGCGCCCTCCCGCCGCGCCGCCGCGCCACCTTCCGCCTTCTCCGCAACCTTAGCCCACCCGGCGAACCTGGCCCGGGTCACCGGCGGCCCAGGCGCAGGTAGGCGGCGATGCGCATGCGCGAGTCTTGAACCACCACCCCACGCCCTCATTCGCTGCTGCTGAGCAACACCTAAACCCGAACCGACCAATCCTGGTGCGCCCACACTGCCTGGTCCCGGCGGAGTCTTGAATGAAGCGGTTCTTAAAGGACTGCGACCGAAATGTAGATGGGGCGTGGCTGGGGCGCGCCTCCCAATTTTCCTCACATCTCTCGGCTCTCACCCGCGTGGATTTGAGTTCCAAGCCTGTAATTCCCACGTCCGGAGGTGAGAGAAGTTTTGCAGTTTAAGCTCAGTTCCTGCCAGGGTAGCGAACGGACCGACGTGTGGAGGCAGGGAGGTTCCGCGTGACGCCGCGACACTCCCAGGGCGTGGGTTCAGTTGTCTGCTTGGCGGGAGGCCCGAGATAGGCAAACCAAAGAGCACAGCCACCTGCCAGCCTGGATGAGATGCCAAAGTCCGACCCCCAGGAACACACCCCAGTCTGGGGGCGGACGTACTCACAGACGGATGACCGGCTGAAGGGAGATTGGGAAGGAGTGTTCATCCGTTTATTCATTAAACAATTTTTGAGCACCTGTTGCGAACCAGACACTATGCCGGGCACTGTGGACACAGCGAGTAACTCCTGACCGTAAAAACTACGCTAGGAGAGCAGAGTGAGAGCACCCATCCCACAACACACAGCACATGTTTAAATACAAACCGAGCTATGTGCTCTTCCGAGAGGAGCACGGGTTTTGAAAGAATTTACAGGAGCTTCTGGTCTGGACTTGGGGGTTCAAGGAGGCTTCCCTGAGAACGTGACACTGGATGAGTAGTAGCTAACTAGGCAAAGGGAAGAAGAGTGTTTCAGACAGAGAGATGTATAAAGAACTCTGTGCGGACTGCTGCAGGGCTCCTTGAAGGATGAAAACCAACACTggatgggggtgtggggaggggagatggatGGGGAGTTATTTAATAGGCACAGAATTTCAGttgggaaagatgaaaaagttctggaaatggatggtggtgatggttgcacaacaatgtaatgtactaaatgtcacagaactgtacatttacaaatggttaaaatggtaagttttgtgttatgtatattttcccaccaaaaaaaaaaaaaggaaagagagaagaaactcagagtttatttttatttttttattttttattttttatcatttaaattttattttagttatttttttatacagcaggttcttattagttatcaattttatacatattagtgtatacatgtcaatcccaatctcccaattcatcacaccaccccaccccacccccgccactttccccctttggtgtccatacgtttgttctctacatgtgtctctatttctgccctgcaaaccggttcatctgtaccatttttctaggttccacatatatgcgttaacatacgatatttgtttttctctttctgacttacttcactctgtatgacagtctctagatccatccacgtctctacaaatgagccagtttcgttcccttttatggctgagtaatattccattgtatatatgtaccacatcttctttatccattcgtctgtcgacgggcatttagcttgcttccatgtcctggctattgtaaatagtgctgcaatgaacattggggtgcatgtgtctttttgaattgtggttttctctgggtatatgcccagtagtgggattgctgggtcatgtggtaattctatttttagtttcttaaggaacctccatactgttctccatagtggctgtatcagtttacgttcccaccaacagtgcaagagggttcccttttctccacaccctctccagcatttgttgtttgtagattttctgatgatgcccattctaactggtgtgaggtgatacctcattgtagttttgatttgcatttctctaataattagtgatgttgagcagcttttcatgtgcttcttggccatctgtatgtcttctttggagaaatgtctatataggtcttctgcccatttttggattgggtttttttttttttttttaagggttgtttgtttttttaatattgagctgcatgagctgtttatatattttggagattaatcctttgtccattgattcgtttgcaaatattttctcccattctgagggttgtcttttcattttgtttgtagtttcctttgctttgcaaaagcttttaagtttcattaggtcccatttgtttatttttgtttttatttccattactctaggaggtggatcaaaaaagatcttgctgtgatttatgtcaaagagtgttcttcctatgttttcctctaagagttttatagtgtccggtcttacatttaggtctctaatacattttgagtttacttttgtgtatggtgtcagggagtgttctaacttcattcttctacgtgtagctgtccagttttcccagcaccacttattgaagagactgtcttttctccattgtatacccttgcctcctttgtcatagattagttgaccagaggtgtgtgggtttatctctgggctttctatcctgttccattgacctatatttctgtttttgtgccagtaccatattgtcttgattagctttgtaatatagtctgaagtcagggagtctgattcctccagctctgcttttttcctcaagactgctttggctgaaATTCAGAGTTTAGAGAGTAAAGGAGTAGAGTGAGAGCTactagagagaaaagaagaggtaagACTATATAGGCTCTTGGAGGCCATGGTAGAGTTTGGGACAGGGGAAAACTGAATGGATTTGCATTTTGTAAAATTCACTTTGGCTGCTGATGTTAAGATCAAAGTGGAGAAGGCTCATGGAAACTGTGGTAGGACCAGCTGGGATGCCAGTGCAGTTGACTGGGCAAGAGAGGATGAAGCTGGAGCTTAGGCAGGAAGGGTGGTAAAGAGGAACTGGGCAGGCTGCAGAGAAATATAGGAGCAAGATCAACAGGACTTGGTGATGAATTGGATGTGAAAGCGTGACAGAGTAGCTTCAAGGATGATGCCAGTTTCCACAAGTGATTCTTCGCAAAGTTTACATCACCAGCCCAGTCCTTGGCCCTGAGTTCCAGCCAAACAGCCAGCCACAAACTTCAACATCTCCATTAGACATCACCTCAAACTGTACAGATCCATAGCTAATTTATCACTCACACTTAGCCCTCTGTTAAATGGGATGAAACCTCCTCCGAGGGATGAATAAGGGAATTGTGGAGGGAGAGCCCAGCAAAGCAGATGAGCCTGCTCTGGATCAGGGCCACCACTCAGGGAAATGAAGATCTAGAAGGCAGAATTGCCCTGATACCCCTTTTGAGGAGTAAAGTCTTCCAAGATCTGCCTCCTAAATTAAGTGGCTGCTTCTCACTCTCTGCTACAGAGAAAACCAGCCTTGCTCCCATGTTCACCATGGATGGACTAGACAAAAGAGAAGACAACCAATTCAGAGTTTTAGTGGTTGCCAGCAGTAACACTGTGGCCCAAGAGGTTGGCCCAGCTTCCTCCCTTTATCTTGCAGCAAACCACCTCCGCAGTATGGTGCATAGGCTGTGCAGGGCAGTGGTTGagatcaaaatttttaaagccaGACTGCTTCTGTTCAGATACTGACTTTGCCCTTAGTAGCTAtgagatcttgggcaagttacttaacctctgttttctcatctgtaaattggggaaaATAATAGTGCTTTTTAGGGTTgtaaatctgatttaaaaaaaaaaaaagaagggcccAAAGGAAAAAGAGGCCTATAGGCGAGTTTCTCCCTCAGCAAAGGGTAAAGCTGACACCGGTGTCTTCCTTGGCCCTGCAGGGTTTGGCTTGGCAGGAGGCAATGCCCAGGGTTCAGGCTCCAGACGCAGGCCTGGAGGCACCAGAGTGGTGTTGAAAGAGGTATGGATTTGGAGCCAGATATCCAGGTTCCAGCCTCGattactgtgtgaccctgggaaaggTGCTGCCGCAAAGAGCTCCCAAAGCCTAAAAGGCGAGGAGCTGACGCCGGACCCCACCCCTGAGGCTAGCTTGCGCAAACACAAAAGAACCACAAACAGCACCGAAGCCCCAGGGGCGGAGTCGGAGGAGGACGCTGAGAATCGCTCTTGCGCGCCCAATCACAAATGACGTTTCGCCTGTTCCTTCCCCGCCCCCTAGGTGGGAGGACCCAATCAACGTCGAGAGCGTAGGCCCACTTACCGTGGGTCCTTGCTGCGGCTGTAGGGCGTCTAGGGCTGCTGGTCAGCTCTGGTCTAGACGCGCGGGGGTCTGCAAGGCGTGAGGCCGCTTTCCAACCTGGTTTCCCGGGATGTCAGTGGCCTTCGTGCCGGACTGGCTGAGAGGCAAGGCGGAAGTCAATCAGGAGACGATCCAGCGGGTGAGCTCTAATGCGGGCAGAGCGATCTTAGCAGAGATCCCGAAGTGCTACGGGTGCTGGAAGCTTCCTGGAGTGAGCAGCTGAGACTGGTGTGCCTAGGGTGACTTGCCGTCAGCTGGGAATGAAGTCAGCAGAGGCGCTGGGGCTGGAAATCCCGGCattggggcgggggcgggggaaggaggcAGTTGTCCCCGCCGTCCTGATGTCGTGCTGCACTGACCCTTTGATCTTTCAGCTCCTGGAGGAGAATGATCAGTTGATCCGCTGTATTGTGGAATATCAGAACAAAGGCCGGGCGAATGAATGCGTCCAGTAAGTCCCCTCCCTATTCCCCTGACTAATGAGTTTGGCGGGGAAGCCAGTGTAGGAATACAGCAGCTGACCTGAACTAGGAGTCTTGAGTGATTGATCGCAGATGAGGCTGAGAAGTTACTTACCTGCCCAAGACCATACGGACAGTGCACTGTGAAGCTTGGAGTCAGACGTGGCTCCCTCTTCAAAACTTGAATTGTGCTCATTGCAAAGACTGCTTCACGTGAAGTCATGTCAGCCAATGACAGCAGGGATGGGGAGGAAAGCACTCGGAAAACTAGTGTCAGGAGATGATGAGAGCAGTGGCTGCTTTCTGGTCGTGGAACCCTGGCTCATACTTTTCTTGTAACACATGCAAAGACCAATAAAAGATTTCCAGGTTAAGACAGAGGTAAATTTGGCACAGTAATTTAATGTGCTGTCTAGCCATATGccaaaatgagagaaaacagcCTCTTTTCTAAATGTCGTTCCAGGAATTATGCCCcatttattacagaaaaaaaattttatttcattgttacTGAAGCCATGCTTTTCCCACCCCCTAAAAAAGTAACCTGCAATCCCGCACTGAACAGCTCAGTGGAATAGTAGAGATATCCATCTTTGGGTAAGTCTTTACATTGGACACTGGCATTTGGTAATTTGCTTTTGTACAGTTTATAGTAAATACTCTCATTTTTCTATATGGAAAATAGTTGCAAAACACTCTATTTggtgcagtgattctcaaactatGGGGCAAGAAAGTTATCAAAATCTCCTAATGGACCTTTTCACACTGCACAGTCCACGCTTCCTGCCCCCTAGCCTGATTTGTCTTCCTAGGTGGAGAGCTCTACCCCCTGATTGAGAATCGCTATTATAGTAAGTGTGCATTGATCATGGAAGTGTCTTGTCCCTTCTTTAAGTTTGTTcaagattttttttgggggggtgctgtgtggcatgcgggatctcagttccccgaccagggttcaaaaccgtgccccctgcatcggaagcatcaagtcctaaccactggaccgccagggaattccctgttcaagatattttataagtaatactgagtaccaggcactgtttcagCCACTGGGGAATCAGTACCAAAACAGATACCAGCTCTGCTTTCATGGAACTTACCTTCTAGACTGTAGAATCATATAATTAGGCACATACTAATAAGCACTTCGAATAAGAATAAAGCAGGGTAAGTGGGGGGAAGAGTGCTAGTTTATACCCGGTATCTTTGATGTGACATTTGAGTAGACGCCTTAGGTGGGGAGCAGCTATGCAGATACGTGAATCAGAGAGAGTATCAGGTGGAAAAGCGCCCAGGCTAAGCGTGCTGGATATCTTCAAGTCATAGCAAGGAGGCCACTCTGGCCAGAACTCAGTGAGTAAAGGGAAAGTGGTAGGAGACGAGATCAGAGAGGGTAACTAGAGGCCCTGATCATGTAGGGCCTTACAGGCCATGAGGGCTTAGCTTTACTCATAATGAGATGGGAGCCTTTGGAGGGTTTTGAACAGAGGTATGACATGATCTTGACCTAAACTGTACAGTGATCACTCAGGCTGCTATGTGGATAATTAGAGTAGGGGTGCAAAGGTAGAGCAGGGAGACAGGTTAGGAGACTGCTCCAGTAGTCCAAGCAAGAAGTGATAGTGGCTTGGCCTAGAGAGGTAGCTATGGAAGTGAGAAGTGAGAACAGGtaagattctggatatattttcctttaatatgtTAAATAAGAAGG harbors:
- the SS18L2 gene encoding SS18-like protein 2 isoform X1, which encodes MSVAFVPDWLRGKAEVNQETIQRLLEENDQLIRCIVEYQNKGRANECVQNYAPFITEKKFYFIVTEAMLFPPPKKVTCNPALNSSVE
- the SS18L2 gene encoding SS18-like protein 2 isoform X2, with the protein product MSVAFVPDWLRGKAEVNQETIQRLLEENDQLIRCIVEYQNKGRANECVQYQHVLHRNLIYLATIADANPTSASKAME